Proteins from a genomic interval of Sulfurimonas sp. HSL3-2:
- the nuoL gene encoding NADH-quinone oxidoreductase subunit L, with protein sequence MELYLYIALFSPLVGALFAGLFGATPKTLLTGVVNSSLLFASFVASSILLVHILTGGETVHVEMMTWMATGDLYIPFGFVVDQVSVTMMMVVTTVSTVVHIYSIGYMDHDKGFNRFFSYLSAFVFSMMVLVMSDNFAGLFIGWEGVGLCSWLLIGFWYHKETATWAANEAFIMNRIADLGMLIGIFLIYWNTGTLQYDKAFEIMPTLDMSTLMYIGVFLFVGAMGKSAQFPLHTWLADAMEGPTPVSALIHAATMVTAGVYLVVRANPLYDVIPEMGLFIASLGAFVAMFAASMALVNRDMKRIIAYSTLSQLGYMFVAAGLGAYWVALFHLMAHAFFKALLFLGAGNVMHAMDDELDPFKMGGLRKQMKGTWIMMTLASVALAGIFPLAGFFSKDTILEVGFVEHHYVIYTVLLLTAGLTAFYSFRLVALIFHGEERYKLFGFHPHEAYKFMLIAMSPLAVLAVIAGSFKTTYFDMITKLLPDTEYHIHSHVTEWVMIIGTQVFVILAIWYAYKKYINFKGEDKEFEKRLDYKILINQYYVPHFYEEYIAKPYKELSDVLWRRVDLKIVDATVDLIAMTIYKTGENTRTMQNGNLSTMLRWMVIGTVILLSLAVAFGLAVRYSDAITSVLSGLGV encoded by the coding sequence ATGGAATTATACTTATATATAGCACTGTTTTCGCCGCTTGTTGGTGCACTGTTTGCTGGACTTTTTGGAGCTACGCCTAAGACATTGTTGACCGGTGTAGTAAACTCATCACTTTTGTTTGCTTCATTTGTAGCGAGTTCAATACTTCTTGTTCATATATTGACTGGCGGAGAGACTGTACATGTAGAGATGATGACATGGATGGCTACGGGTGATCTTTATATACCTTTTGGTTTCGTGGTCGATCAGGTAAGTGTTACTATGATGATGGTCGTAACGACTGTTTCAACTGTCGTACACATCTACTCTATCGGTTACATGGATCATGATAAAGGTTTTAACCGTTTCTTCTCATACCTTTCAGCATTCGTTTTCTCGATGATGGTTCTTGTTATGAGTGATAACTTTGCAGGTCTTTTCATAGGTTGGGAAGGTGTTGGTCTTTGTTCATGGTTATTGATCGGATTCTGGTACCATAAAGAAACTGCTACATGGGCAGCTAATGAAGCGTTCATCATGAACCGTATCGCTGACCTTGGTATGCTTATCGGTATCTTCTTGATCTACTGGAACACAGGTACTCTTCAATACGATAAAGCGTTTGAAATTATGCCGACGTTAGATATGAGTACACTTATGTACATAGGTGTCTTCCTGTTTGTCGGTGCGATGGGTAAATCTGCGCAGTTCCCACTACATACTTGGCTAGCTGATGCGATGGAAGGTCCGACTCCGGTTTCTGCACTAATCCACGCGGCTACAATGGTTACAGCGGGTGTCTACTTAGTAGTTCGTGCAAATCCTTTATATGATGTGATCCCGGAAATGGGTCTGTTTATAGCAAGTCTTGGTGCATTTGTCGCGATGTTCGCTGCATCTATGGCACTTGTAAACCGTGATATGAAACGTATCATCGCTTACTCTACACTTTCACAACTAGGGTATATGTTTGTGGCAGCTGGACTTGGTGCTTACTGGGTTGCACTTTTCCACCTTATGGCACACGCGTTCTTTAAAGCGCTTTTATTCTTAGGTGCAGGTAACGTTATGCACGCAATGGATGATGAACTTGATCCGTTTAAAATGGGTGGTCTTCGCAAGCAGATGAAGGGTACATGGATCATGATGACTCTTGCTTCTGTTGCACTTGCGGGTATCTTCCCTCTTGCAGGATTCTTCTCTAAAGATACGATCTTAGAAGTAGGTTTTGTCGAGCATCATTATGTTATCTATACAGTACTTTTATTGACAGCCGGTCTGACAGCGTTTTACTCTTTCCGTCTTGTCGCTCTTATCTTCCACGGTGAAGAGAGATACAAGCTGTTTGGTTTTCATCCGCACGAAGCGTATAAATTTATGCTTATAGCGATGAGTCCGCTTGCAGTACTGGCAGTGATCGCAGGATCATTCAAAACTACGTACTTTGATATGATCACTAAACTGCTTCCTGATACTGAGTACCATATCCACTCTCATGTGACTGAATGGGTGATGATCATTGGAACTCAGGTGTTTGTAATCCTGGCTATCTGGTATGCATATAAAAAATATATCAACTTCAAAGGTGAAGATAAAGAGTTTGAAAAACGTCTTGATTATAAAATTCTTATCAACCAATACTATGTTCCTCATTTCTATGAAGAGTATATTGCAAAACCGTACAAAGAGTTATCTGATGTACTATGGAGAAGAGTTGACCTTAAAATTGTCGATGCAACAGTTGATCTAATCGCTATGACTATTTACAAAACAGGTGAAAACACACGTACAATGCAAAACGGTAACCTATCTACTATGCTTAGATGGATGGTTATAGGTACAGTTATATTGTTATCATTAGCAGTTGCTTTTGGATTAGCAGTTAGATATTCAGATGCAATAACATCTGTTTTATCAGGTTTAGGAGTTTAA